From a single Prunus dulcis unplaced genomic scaffold, ALMONDv2, whole genome shotgun sequence genomic region:
- the LOC117613153 gene encoding 1-aminocyclopropane-1-carboxylate oxidase homolog 1-like — protein sequence MVGTNANEVPTNYDRKSELKAFDDTKEGVKGLVDAGITVVPRIFHQPPDQYSINNFDSEATQFSVPVIDLEGLEFGRPTKRKEIVTKVGEASETWGFFQIVNHGIPIDVLEEIKDGVRGFYEQDTQVKKQFYTRDHFKPVVYNSNFDLHRAPASNWRDTFMCYMAPNPTKPEDMPEVFRDILIDYSKQVMKLGKLLFELLSEALGLKPSHLNDIDCSLGLVLVGHYYPSCPQPELTLGTSKHADSDFITVLLQDHIGGLQVLHQNKWIDVPPVPGALVVNIGDLLQLISNERFKSVEHRVLANRVGPRVSVASFFTTGMQPLERLYGPIKELLSEDNPPKYRDTTIRKYNAHFNDKGLDGTSALTHFEL from the exons TGCTGGGATCACTGTGGTTCCTAGAATTTTTCATCAACCACCAGATCAGTACTCCATCAACAACTTTGATTCAGAAGCCACCCAGTTTAGCGTTCCAGTCATAGACCTTGAAGGCCTTGAGTTCGGTAGACCAACAAAACGCAAGGAGATTGTTACAAAAGTTGGAGAGGCATCAGAGACTTGGGGATTTTTTCAAATTGTGAATCACGGAATACCTATTGATGTTTTGGAGGAGATAAAGGACGGGGTACGTGGGTTTTATGAGCAAGACACTCAAGTGAAGAAACAGTTTTACACTCGTGATCACTTCAAACCTGTGGTCTACAATAGCAACTTTGATCTACACAGAGCACCAGCGTCTAATTGGAGGGATACTTTTATGTGCTACATGGCTCCTAATCCTACTAAGCCAGAAGACATGCCAGAAGTATTCAG AGACATACTTATTGACTACTCCAAGCAAGTAATGAAACTGGGGAAGTTGTTGTTCGAGTTGCTGTCGGAGGCTCTTGGGCTAAAGCCAAGTCACTTGAATGACATAGATTGTAGTTTAGGGCTTGTGCTTGTAGGCCATTACTATCCTTCATGTCCACAGCCAGAGTTAACTCTGGGGACAAGCAAGCACGCTGACAGTGACTTTATCACAGTCCTTCTGCAAGATCATATTGGCGGTCTCCAAGTTCTTCATCAGAACAAGTGGATTGATGTACCTCCTGTTCCTGGGGCTCTAGTAGTTAACATTGGAGATCTTCTACAG CTTATATCAAATGAAAGATTCAAGAGCGTAGAGCACAGGGTACTGGCGAACCGTGTAGGTCCAAGAGTGTCGGTTGCAAGTTTCTTTACCACAGGTATGCAACCATTGGAGAGACTCTATGGACCTATCAAAGAACTATTGTCAGAAGACAACCCTCCAAAGTACAGGGATACAACTATAAGGAAATATAATGCCCACTTCAATGACAAAGGCCTTGATGGGACCTCTGCCTTGACTCATTTTGAGCTTTGA